The proteins below come from a single Roseiflexus sp. RS-1 genomic window:
- a CDS encoding tetratricopeptide repeat protein, translated as MMVNTPAPDNASVHLMRSECLPQGASLSIESLLTLAAASPAAAAELAQQCVNAVDAVQLSADPETAIELLMRVTDVCAGTLGETHPATGALRCRLGDLLLAERRLEQARQQYEIVLAAHRPSVFGDSDAIARALSGLGDVLRTERKYVTALICLQRALRRQSEAHGVHPATAQTHTRLGALWFEQQRYATARFHFQEALAIREATLGPRDPATAQSLHNLGVTLAALGDLRSARVCLAQALAIREDRLGRTHLATAQSLEALSRVLADLGDDESAQYCLERAAALYREHSGDRRPVSATVAVQVNRRQRGGARWMNLLRREP; from the coding sequence ATGATGGTCAATACACCCGCGCCGGATAACGCCAGCGTCCATCTGATGCGCAGCGAATGTCTGCCCCAGGGTGCATCGCTGTCGATTGAATCGCTGCTGACGCTGGCTGCCGCGTCGCCGGCAGCAGCGGCGGAACTGGCGCAACAGTGTGTCAACGCGGTTGATGCCGTTCAACTGTCAGCCGATCCGGAGACTGCCATCGAACTTCTGATGCGGGTAACGGACGTGTGCGCCGGAACGCTGGGCGAAACCCATCCGGCGACGGGCGCGCTGCGCTGCCGGTTGGGTGATCTGTTGCTGGCGGAGCGACGCCTGGAACAGGCGCGGCAGCAGTACGAAATCGTTCTGGCAGCGCACCGTCCCAGTGTGTTTGGCGATAGCGACGCCATCGCCCGCGCTCTCAGCGGTCTGGGAGATGTGCTGCGCACCGAACGCAAATACGTTACAGCGCTGATATGCCTGCAACGAGCGCTGCGGCGTCAATCCGAAGCGCACGGCGTCCACCCCGCAACCGCGCAGACGCACACCCGTCTCGGCGCGCTCTGGTTCGAGCAGCAACGCTACGCCACGGCGCGGTTTCACTTCCAGGAAGCGCTGGCAATCCGCGAAGCGACCCTGGGACCGCGCGATCCGGCAACTGCCCAGAGTCTGCATAACCTCGGCGTCACGCTGGCGGCGCTTGGTGATCTGCGGAGTGCGCGGGTATGCCTGGCGCAGGCGCTGGCGATCCGCGAGGATCGGTTGGGGCGCACCCATCTGGCGACGGCGCAAAGCCTGGAGGCGCTCAGTCGGGTGCTGGCGGATCTTGGTGACGACGAGAGCGCACAGTACTGTCTCGAGCGCGCCGCCGCGCTCTATCGTGAACATTCAGGGGATCGCCGTCCGGTCAGCGCAACGGTTGCGGTGCAGGTGAATCGTCGGCAGCGCGGCGGCGCGCGCTGGATGAATCTGTTGCGGAGGGAACCATGA
- a CDS encoding sortase produces MKSGKISTLWHHPFVMVGLAIALILLGIGAAYMVWLNMLRDQERLNPSTERLLEVSDGQRIPLAQPDPTPVPTAQAIPVAATNPESTPAPSATPEVLPPERLIIPRINVDWPITPADVDHLPKFRGVGWIFGSAFPGMPGNMVLTGHAGGPYATLTRLHEVQPGDDILVQTETATHRYRVQTIYETTPDDVLAMAPSDKTIATLITCSGDWIPERQTNARRLIVVAAYEGMAREGAGG; encoded by the coding sequence ATGAAGAGTGGGAAAATTTCGACATTGTGGCATCACCCGTTCGTTATGGTTGGACTTGCAATCGCGCTGATTCTGCTTGGGATCGGTGCAGCGTACATGGTATGGTTGAATATGCTGCGCGATCAGGAACGGCTCAACCCTTCCACCGAACGCCTGCTGGAGGTCAGCGACGGTCAACGCATTCCTCTGGCGCAACCAGACCCCACGCCGGTTCCAACTGCACAAGCCATTCCTGTTGCAGCAACCAACCCGGAGAGTACGCCAGCGCCATCCGCCACGCCGGAAGTGTTGCCGCCAGAGCGCCTGATCATTCCGCGTATTAATGTCGACTGGCCCATCACACCTGCGGATGTTGATCACCTGCCGAAGTTCCGCGGCGTTGGATGGATATTTGGCAGCGCTTTCCCCGGCATGCCCGGCAATATGGTGCTGACCGGGCATGCTGGCGGACCATACGCGACGCTGACGCGCCTCCACGAGGTGCAACCGGGCGATGACATTCTGGTGCAAACAGAGACAGCCACGCATCGCTACCGCGTCCAGACGATCTACGAAACAACCCCGGACGACGTTCTGGCGATGGCGCCCAGCGATAAGACGATTGCCACGCTCATCACCTGTAGCGGCGACTGGATTCCAGAACGCCAGACGAACGCGCGACGACTGATCGTTGTGGCGGCGTATGAGGGGATGGCACGCGAAGGCGCTGGGGGCTGA
- a CDS encoding flavodoxin domain-containing protein encodes MTTTNSPSRRRFLKAAGLTIAGATLTCAGLGVAATRPPAVELPDRTLEGEQAVNNRILVTYATRAGSTAEIATAIAETLAARGYSIDLKPVNEKPDLSGYAAVVLGSAIRMGRWLPEAVDFVKAHRDSLNAVPVALFTVHMLNTGDDESSRTGRLAYLNDIRPLLPGAGEVYFTGAMDFKRLSFLDRLIAKMVGAIEEDRRDWGAIKQWARTVEVG; translated from the coding sequence ATGACCACCACAAACTCTCCGTCCCGCCGCCGTTTTCTCAAGGCTGCCGGACTGACGATTGCCGGCGCGACATTGACCTGCGCCGGTCTCGGTGTTGCCGCGACTCGTCCGCCTGCCGTCGAGTTGCCCGACAGAACGCTGGAAGGAGAACAAGCCGTGAACAACCGTATCCTCGTGACCTACGCCACCCGCGCCGGTTCAACCGCCGAGATCGCGACCGCCATCGCCGAGACCCTGGCAGCCCGTGGGTATTCTATCGATCTCAAACCGGTGAACGAGAAGCCCGACCTGAGCGGTTATGCCGCCGTGGTGCTCGGTAGTGCCATCCGTATGGGACGCTGGCTGCCCGAAGCGGTAGATTTTGTCAAAGCGCATCGGGACTCCCTCAACGCCGTGCCGGTTGCGCTGTTTACCGTCCATATGCTCAACACCGGCGATGATGAATCCAGTCGGACGGGACGCCTGGCATACCTGAACGACATTCGACCGCTGCTGCCCGGCGCGGGAGAGGTCTACTTCACAGGTGCGATGGATTTCAAGCGCCTGTCGTTCCTCGATCGCCTGATTGCGAAGATGGTCGGAGCGATCGAAGAAGACCGGCGCGATTGGGGTGCGATCAAACAGTGGGCCCGCACCGTCGAGGTGGGATGA
- a CDS encoding MaoC family dehydratase — protein sequence MSVKTNPGNFFEDFRLGQEIVHATPRTVTEGDVALYTSLYGTRFALNSSTPFAQTLGLERAPLDSLLVFHIVFGKTVPDISLNAIANLGYAGGRFGAIVYPGDTLSTTSTVIGLRQNKDGKTGVVYVHSVGVNQRNEMVLEYTRWVMVRKRDPNAPAPETVVPTLPESVAVEDLVAPYRVQPGAYNLAYAGSPYLWDDYEVGEKIDHVDGVTIEEAEHMQATRLYQNTARVHFNQHVEKEGRFGRRIVYGGHIISLARALSFNGLANALSIAAINSGRHTNPSFAGDTIYAWSEILAKMEIPGRTDIGALRVRTVAAKDRPCHDFPYQNPDGAYDPSVVLDFDYTVLMPRRMG from the coding sequence ATGAGTGTCAAGACGAATCCCGGCAATTTCTTCGAGGATTTTCGTTTGGGGCAGGAGATCGTGCATGCCACGCCGCGCACCGTCACCGAGGGTGATGTGGCGCTGTACACATCACTCTACGGCACACGCTTTGCGCTGAACTCGTCGACTCCTTTTGCTCAAACGCTGGGGCTGGAGCGCGCGCCGCTCGACAGTCTGCTCGTGTTCCATATCGTCTTCGGCAAAACGGTGCCCGATATTTCACTCAATGCGATTGCCAACCTTGGCTATGCGGGCGGACGTTTCGGGGCGATTGTCTATCCCGGCGACACCCTTTCAACAACATCGACCGTCATCGGGTTGCGGCAGAACAAAGACGGCAAGACCGGCGTGGTCTATGTGCATTCGGTAGGGGTCAATCAGCGCAACGAGATGGTGCTTGAGTACACCCGCTGGGTTATGGTGCGCAAACGAGACCCGAACGCGCCGGCGCCGGAGACGGTTGTGCCAACGCTCCCCGAATCGGTCGCGGTCGAGGACCTGGTTGCACCCTACCGGGTGCAGCCGGGCGCATACAACCTGGCGTATGCGGGAAGTCCCTATCTTTGGGACGATTATGAGGTGGGCGAGAAGATCGACCACGTTGATGGCGTGACTATCGAAGAAGCCGAGCACATGCAGGCGACGCGCCTCTACCAGAACACGGCGCGGGTGCATTTCAACCAGCATGTCGAGAAGGAAGGGCGGTTCGGGCGGCGGATTGTGTACGGCGGGCATATCATCAGTCTGGCGCGTGCGCTTTCGTTCAACGGACTGGCAAATGCGCTGAGCATTGCTGCAATCAACAGTGGTCGTCACACCAACCCGAGTTTCGCCGGCGACACGATCTACGCCTGGTCGGAAATTCTGGCGAAAATGGAAATTCCCGGTCGTACCGATATTGGCGCGCTGCGGGTGCGCACCGTCGCCGCCAAGGATCGCCCGTGCCACGATTTTCCCTACCAGAATCCTGACGGCGCCTACGATCCGTCGGTGGTGCTCGACTTCGATTACACAGTGCTGATGCCGCGGCGAATGGGGTAG
- a CDS encoding HpcH/HpaI aldolase/citrate lyase family protein: MKLPIHFYKPLAVGAPQPIRELPVRPERVIHFFPPHVEKIRARIPDVAKQVDVLCGNLEDAIPMDAKEAARAGFIEVARATDFGDTALWVRVNALNSPWVLDDIAEIVAAVGNKLDVMMIPKVEGPWDIHFVDQYLALLEAKHQIQKPILIHALLETAQGMMNLEAIAGASPRMHGFSLGPADLAASRGMKTTRVGGGHPFYGVLADPQEGQEHRPFYQQDLWHYTIARMVDVAVAHGLRAFYGPFGDLKDEAACEAQFRNAFLLGCTGAWSLAPNQIPIAKRVFSPDVNEVLFAKRILDAMPDGSGVAMIDGKMQDDATWKQAKVIVDLARMIAKKDPDLAQAYGF; this comes from the coding sequence ATGAAACTCCCCATTCACTTTTACAAGCCGCTAGCGGTTGGCGCACCGCAACCGATCCGCGAACTGCCGGTGCGTCCTGAGCGGGTGATCCATTTCTTTCCGCCGCATGTCGAAAAAATTCGTGCCCGCATTCCCGATGTGGCAAAGCAGGTCGATGTTCTGTGCGGCAACCTGGAAGATGCCATTCCAATGGATGCCAAAGAAGCGGCGCGCGCCGGTTTCATCGAGGTCGCCCGCGCGACCGATTTTGGCGACACCGCGCTGTGGGTGCGGGTCAACGCCCTCAACAGCCCCTGGGTGCTCGACGACATTGCCGAAATTGTCGCGGCTGTCGGCAACAAACTCGATGTCATGATGATCCCGAAGGTGGAAGGACCATGGGACATCCACTTCGTCGATCAGTATCTGGCGCTGCTGGAGGCGAAACACCAGATTCAGAAGCCGATCCTGATCCACGCCCTGCTGGAGACTGCCCAGGGTATGATGAATCTGGAGGCGATTGCCGGCGCCAGCCCGCGCATGCACGGGTTCAGCCTGGGACCGGCGGACCTGGCGGCGTCGCGCGGGATGAAGACCACCCGCGTCGGCGGCGGGCATCCGTTCTACGGCGTGCTTGCCGACCCGCAGGAAGGTCAGGAGCATCGCCCGTTCTACCAGCAAGACCTGTGGCATTACACGATTGCGCGCATGGTGGATGTCGCCGTGGCGCACGGGTTGCGCGCCTTCTACGGTCCGTTCGGCGATCTGAAGGATGAAGCGGCGTGTGAAGCGCAGTTCCGCAATGCGTTCCTGCTGGGATGCACCGGCGCGTGGTCGCTGGCGCCGAACCAGATTCCGATTGCCAAGCGCGTCTTCAGCCCCGATGTCAACGAGGTATTGTTCGCCAAACGCATCCTCGACGCCATGCCCGACGGCTCCGGCGTCGCTATGATCGACGGGAAGATGCAGGACGACGCGACCTGGAAGCAGGCGAAAGTGATTGTCGATCTGGCGCGCATGATTGCGAAGAAGGACCCCGACCTGGCGCAGGCGTATGGCTTCTGA
- a CDS encoding 2-methylfumaryl-CoA isomerase, with translation MNGILSGMRVVEGSAFVAAPLGGMTLAQLGADVIRFDPIGGGLDYKRWPVTLDGRHSLFWAGLNKGKRSIAVDIRHPRGQEILTHLICAPGDNAGLFITNFPARGWLSYDALKAHRADLIMVNLLGRRDGGSEVDYTVNPQLGLPFMTGPFSSPEVVNHVLPAWDIVTGQMIALGLLAAERHRRLTGEGQLVKLALKDVGLAMIGNLGMIAEVMVNDTDRPKQGNYLYGAFGRDFETLDGKRVMVVGLTDLQWKALGKATGLTDAFNALGERLGLNMDDEGDRFRARREIAALLEPWFHARTFADVQRIFEQHRVTWGPYRTVREAIAHDPDCSTDNPMFALVDQPGIGAYLMPGSPLDFSTVPRLPPQPAPRLGAHTDEILLEVLGLSEGEVGKLHDEGIVAGPEEA, from the coding sequence ATGAACGGTATTCTCAGCGGAATGCGCGTTGTCGAAGGTTCGGCGTTTGTGGCGGCGCCGCTCGGCGGCATGACCCTGGCGCAACTTGGCGCCGATGTCATTCGCTTCGATCCCATCGGCGGCGGACTCGACTACAAGCGCTGGCCCGTGACGCTGGACGGCAGGCATAGCCTGTTCTGGGCTGGTCTCAACAAAGGGAAACGATCAATCGCCGTCGATATTCGTCACCCGCGTGGGCAGGAGATACTGACGCACCTGATCTGCGCGCCCGGCGACAATGCAGGGCTGTTCATCACGAACTTCCCGGCGCGCGGCTGGCTCAGTTACGACGCGCTGAAAGCGCATCGCGCCGACCTGATCATGGTCAATCTGCTGGGGCGACGGGATGGCGGCTCAGAAGTCGATTACACCGTCAATCCGCAGTTGGGACTCCCGTTCATGACCGGTCCGTTCTCATCGCCTGAAGTGGTCAACCACGTGTTGCCAGCATGGGACATCGTCACCGGTCAGATGATTGCACTCGGTTTGCTGGCGGCGGAACGCCACCGGCGGCTCACCGGCGAGGGGCAACTGGTCAAACTGGCGTTGAAGGATGTCGGGCTGGCGATGATCGGCAATCTCGGCATGATCGCCGAAGTGATGGTCAACGACACCGATCGCCCCAAACAGGGAAATTACCTGTATGGCGCATTTGGGCGCGATTTCGAGACCCTCGATGGCAAACGGGTGATGGTGGTGGGATTGACCGACCTGCAATGGAAGGCGCTGGGCAAGGCGACGGGGCTGACCGATGCCTTCAATGCGCTCGGTGAGCGTCTGGGTCTCAACATGGACGATGAGGGAGACCGTTTCCGCGCGCGACGTGAGATCGCCGCACTGCTGGAACCGTGGTTCCACGCACGCACCTTCGCCGACGTGCAGCGCATCTTCGAGCAGCATCGCGTGACGTGGGGACCCTACCGCACCGTGCGCGAAGCCATCGCCCATGACCCTGATTGTTCGACGGACAACCCGATGTTCGCGCTGGTGGATCAACCCGGCATCGGCGCCTACCTGATGCCGGGTTCGCCGCTCGATTTCAGCACTGTGCCGCGGTTGCCGCCGCAACCGGCGCCCCGCCTCGGCGCGCACACCGACGAGATCCTGCTAGAGGTGCTCGGCTTGAGCGAAGGCGAAGTCGGGAAACTGCACGATGAAGGGATTGTCGCCGGACCTGAAGAAGCATAA